Within Dysosmobacter sp. Marseille-Q4140, the genomic segment CGGAAATGTTCCTGTTCATGGTGCTGCGTATTTTGATGATGGTTATGGCTGCGCAGCCCGTGATTGGTATGCCGCCGGGAGAAGTTGTAGCAGTTTTTAAAAAAATCCACGCTCCTGATGGAATTGCCCTGCCCGTAACCTTCATGTTGCGTTTCTTCCCTACTGTGCGCAGTGAATTTTCCGATGTGTTTGCCTCACTTCGGCTGCGAAAGCTGTTGTCATGGAAACATCCTCTGGACGCAATGGAGTATATTGTTACGCCTGTTATTTTCCGTTCATCCAGAATAGCTGAGGAACTCGCAGCTTCTGCTGAAAGCAGGGGGATTTCCAATCCGGGAAAACATACCTGCCGCAGGAAGATAGAATTTCAAAAAAGAGATTGGATTATGTGCGTGGTTGCTGTTTGCGTAACCGCACTCTATTTTGTGCTGGAAAGGACGGTAGCATAATGGTAAATGATAAAGCAAGGCGATCCGTTATCCAGTTTGAAGATGTATCTTTTGAATATCCGGGAGCCGAAACAGAAAGTATCCATCATATCAGCCTCGATATAAAAAAGGGCGAGTTCCTTGTTCTGACTGGAGGGAGCGGCTGCGGAAAGACAACTTTAACACGATTGATAAACGGGTTAGCTGAACAATTTTACGAAGGGACGCTGAAAGGGCGAGTCACACTGCTGGGACGCAGCATATCGGAATATCCTCTGTATGAAATCGGGAAAAAAGTAGGTTCAATCTTTCAAGATCCAAAGAGCCAGTTTTTTGCCAGTATTACAGAGGATGAAATTGCGTTCGGGTGTGAAAACTATGGCGTTCCGTATGAAGAACTGGATGGACGGGTTTCAAGTGCGATCAAACGTATTAACGGAGATATGCTGCGCGGGAAAGAAATTTATCCGATGTCCAGCGGAGAAAAACAGAAAATAGCGGTGGCCTCCGTCAATGCTGTTGACCCGGAAATTTATGTGTTTGATGAACCTTCGGCCAATTTGGATATGTATTCCGTTGAGGCGCTTAAAAATTTGATGGGTGGACTAAAAGCGGAAGGCCACACAATCATTGTTGCTGAACACCGGCTTTATTATCTTACTGACCTTGCAGACCGTTTTCTTTATATGGAAAACGGGAGCATAAAAGAAGAATGGACGGCGGGAGAACTGCTCTCTATTCCAGAAGAAAAAAGACGAGCCATAGGAATACGGGCGGCAGATTTACACCATATTGAAGTAGATATTCCCCCTACAAAAGAAAAAGATATGACGCTGGAGGTAAAGGATTTGACGTTTTCCTATCGCAAACATCCGGTTTTCCACGATATATCTTTTCGGGCGTATGCTGGCGACCTGATTGCGATTGTAGGCCATAACGGAATAGGAAAAACTACTTTGTCGAATATTCTTTGTGGTATGCAAAAGGAAAAAGAGGGTCAGGTCATATATAACGGGACAAAGGTATCTAAAGGCAAAAGGAAGAATTTTGCCTACTTTGTTATGCAAAATACAGATTGCCAGTTGTTTGGGGACAGCGTAGAAGAAGAACTGCTATTAAACGGAAAAGGCAGTACCCAGGAGCAACGCGATGATCTGCTAAAACTATATGGTTTGTTTGAATGGAAAGAACGGCATCCCGCTACTCTTTCCGGCGGACAGAAACAACGGCTCGCTCTCGCTGTATCGGATTGGATAGATACCCCCGTTTTGATTTTGGATGAGCCTACCAGCGGTCTTGATTTCAAAAATATGATGAGAATATCGGAGCATTTGAAAGCTCTGGCGCAAAAAGGAAAGACCATTTTAATCATTACCCACGATTATGAATTTGCCGCTATGACTTGCAATCGGGTTCTGCATTTCGTTGATGAAGGTCATGTAGAAACATTTCCGTTACAGGAAAATTTGTCCCGCTTATATTCCTGCCTTATGTGTCAATGAATTATGTGTCTGATTGGATAGATACGCTCTGTATGGAGTGGCAGAAACAACTGAATGATTTTATGATAATAGACGGGTTAGAAGATACTAACTCGTCTATTATTGCGAAAGGAGCCTTGCTTATGGATAAGCAAAAAAATGGAGAACTGTCCAGAATGTTCGGATATGCAGGGAAATTCCATGTTTTGACCGTTTTGGGATGTGTTCTCTCCGGGATCAGTACCATTTTATCTATGCTGCCTTTTGTTTGCATTTGGCTCGTCATCCGCGATTTAATCCAGGCTTTTGCTGCCGGGGATATATCTCTTGCAACGGGGAGCGCCCATTATGCGTGGATGGCGGTTGTGTTTGCAACGGCAAGCATTTTAATTTATTTTATCGCCCTGAACTGTACTCATCTGGCGGCGTTTCGTACAGCCACCAATATGAGAAAATCTGCAATTCATCATATCGTGACGCTGCCGTTGGGGTATTTCAGCCAAAATGCAAGCGGACGGCTCAGAAAAATCATTGATGATAATGCAGGACTTACAGAAGGATTTCTGGCCCATCAGCTTCCCGATCTGACCGGAGCCGCAGTTATGCCGGTTGCCGTTATTATTTTGATTTTCCTTTTTGACTGGCGGCTGGGAATTTGCTGCCTGATACCTATGGGAATCAGTGTCATCTTTCTCAAACAGATGATGGGCGGAGATAATGCGCAGTTTATGGGCAAGTATATGACTGCACTGGAAACAATGAATAAAGAAGCTGTGGAATATATTCGCGGTATTCCTGTTGTAAAAGTATTTCAGCAAACTATTTATTCCTTCAAAAATTTTCACGCTGCAATAGAAGAATACGAAAAATTTGCTTCCGGGTATGCCTTAAAATGCCGTATTCCTCTTACTGGATTTACAGTAACACTGAACGGCACATTTGTTTTACTTATTCCAGTCGCCATGTTTATTTTGTCCGGGGTCAGCGGCCAGGCGGCTTATGAAAATGTTGTGCTGGATTTTCTGTTTTACAGTTTGTTTACTCCGGTCTGTGCAACTATGATGAACCGTATCATGTTTGCCAGCGAGCAGCTTATGGCGGCTAAAAGTGCAGTCAGCCGGGTGGATGAAATTTTGCAGGAAAAGCCATTGAAAGAGCCGGAACATCCCCTGATCCCGGTAGATGCTTCGATTGTGTTTTCGGATGTTTCCTTCGCCTATCCAGGGGCCAAAGAGAAGGCCTTAGACTATATCAGCTTTGAGGTTCCGGCAGGAAAAACAGTTGCGCTTGTTGGTGCCTCTGGCAGCGGTAAAAGTACAGCAGCAAGTCTCATTCCCCGATTTTATGATGTTCAGTCAGGTTCTGTTACGATTGGCGGCGTGGATGTACGCAATATTGAGAAGCAGGAACTGATGGAAAGGGTTGCTTTCGTGTTTCAGAATACCCGTCTGTTCAAGGATACTTTACTGAATAATATTAAAGCGGCCCGCCCGGACGCTACCAGGGAAGAAGTCCTGAAAGCGGCTGATGAAGCACAATGCAAGGACATTATTGACCGCCTCCCGGATGGGCTTGATACGCTCGTTGGAACAGGAGGCACATATCTCTCAGGAGGTGAAAATCAAAGGATTGCTCTTGCAAGGGCAATCTTAAAAGACGCCCCTATTATTGTGCTGGATGAAGCCACAGCATTTGCAGATGCCGAAAACGAACATCAGATACAGCTCGCTTTTGAGCGGCTGACCCAAAACAAAACGGTTCTGATGATTGCTCATCGACTTTCTACGATACAAGACGCAGACCTTATTCTGGTGTTCAAGGATGGGCAGATTGCAGAAAGAGGTACACACGAAGAATTAGTAGCCTTAAATGGTATTTATTCTTCCATGTGGAAGGATTACCAGACTTCGATTGCCTGGAAGGTCGGAAAGGAGGACGAGCAGCATGATTAAGGCGTTAAAAAAGAAGTATGCGTTAAGCAATCAGGGTGCAAAAGACCTGTTAAAAGGGATCGTTTATTCGGTACTGGCTAATATCAGCCTTATGTTTCCTGTTATTCTTCTGGCTATCGTCCTCAATCAGCTTCTTGCGCCTGTTTTGGGAACGAGTGCGCCAGAGATCAGTGCCGCCGTTTACACTGTGATTGGAATTGTGATTTTAGCCGTTGTATTTATTTTTCATTATTGCCAGTACACCGCAGCATATCTCGGAACGTATGACGAAAGCGCAAGGCGGCGTATCGGACTTGCGGAAAAATTGCGCACCCTTCCGCTGACCTTCTTCCACCAGCGTGATCTTGCTGACCTGACAAGCACTATTATGGGAGACTGTGCAAACTTTGAGCACGCATTTTCCCATACGGTTCCACAATTCTTTGGAGCAGTTATCTCTACGGGGATTGTTTGTATCGGCCTGCTGATTTTCAACTGGCAAATGGGCCTGGCTCTTCTCTGGGTAGCTCCGATTTCATTTGCAATCGTTATTCTGTCACGGAAATGGCAGGAAAAACTCAACCAAAAACACATGAACGCCAGACTTGAGCTTGCAGAGGGTATTCAGGAGTGTTTGGAAACTGTACAGGATATAAAAGCCTGCAATCAGGAAGAAGATTATCTTCGCAAATTGGACGCAAAGATGGATGCCGCAGAAAAAGCACAAATTTCATCCGAAATGACAACGGCAAGTCTGCTGACAACCGGCCAGATGTTTTTACGGCTCGGTTTGGCAACGGTGATTGTAGTAGGTAACGGTCTTGTGGTAAGTGGAGGTACCTCTCTGTTTACCTATATTCTGTTTTTGATTGCTGCCTCCCGCCTTTATGATCCGCTTTCCGGGGCGATGTCAAATATGGCGGAGCTGTTCTCTGTACAGCTTCAGGTAAACCGTTTGAAAGAAATAGAGGAATACCCGGAAGAAACCGGCGAGAAGAATATCCATACAAACGGGTACGATATTACATTCGATCATGTCCAGTTTTCTTACGAAAAGGGCAAACCGGTACTGAAGGATGTTTCGTTTACTGCAAAACAGGGACAGGTCACGGCATTGGTTGCCCCGTCCGGCGGCGGCAAAAGTACAGTCGCAAAACTGGCAGCCAAATTTTATCCTCTGGACGGAGGAAGAATATTGTTGGGCGGAACCGATATTGCTCCGCTAAATTCAACCATGTTGATGAAAAACTTCTCTATCGTTTTTCAAGATGTTGTGCTGTTTAATAACACCATCATGGAAAATATTCGCGTTGGCAAAAAGGACGCTACGGACGAGGAAGTGATTGTCGCAGCTAAAGCAGCGCAGTGTGATGAATTTATTTCAAAATTACCTGACGGCTATCAGACAGTGATTGGAGAAAACGGCTCTACGCTATCAGGCGGTGAATGCCAGCGGCTTTCCATCGCACGCGCTCTTTTGAAAGATGCTCCTGTTATTCTTCTCGATGAAGCTACTGCTTCTCTTGATGTAGATAACGAAACTGAAATTCAAAACGCAATATCCAGGCTGGTAAAAGGCAAGACGGTTCTTATTATCGCTCATCGAATGAGGACGGTGGAGGCTGCCGATAACATTGTTGTATTGTCAGATGGTATTGTAGCCGAAAACGGGACTCACGAAGAACTTATGAAAGAAAATGGCCTCTATCATAGACTGGTCGATTTACAGACAGCTTCTGCAAATTGGAAGTTAAGCGTTTAATTCGTAATAAGGAGGTACTG encodes:
- a CDS encoding energy-coupling factor transporter transmembrane protein EcfT, whose translation is MSMKFDFRTKLLVIVLTMSLVAVLTSDILIYTLLGVLSVYLIIQGFGRQTIKYLIVCGVFIVLRLLSGGQGITILMPEMFLFMVLRILMMVMAAQPVIGMPPGEVVAVFKKIHAPDGIALPVTFMLRFFPTVRSEFSDVFASLRLRKLLSWKHPLDAMEYIVTPVIFRSSRIAEELAASAESRGISNPGKHTCRRKIEFQKRDWIMCVVAVCVTALYFVLERTVA
- a CDS encoding energy-coupling factor ABC transporter ATP-binding protein; its protein translation is MVNDKARRSVIQFEDVSFEYPGAETESIHHISLDIKKGEFLVLTGGSGCGKTTLTRLINGLAEQFYEGTLKGRVTLLGRSISEYPLYEIGKKVGSIFQDPKSQFFASITEDEIAFGCENYGVPYEELDGRVSSAIKRINGDMLRGKEIYPMSSGEKQKIAVASVNAVDPEIYVFDEPSANLDMYSVEALKNLMGGLKAEGHTIIVAEHRLYYLTDLADRFLYMENGSIKEEWTAGELLSIPEEKRRAIGIRAADLHHIEVDIPPTKEKDMTLEVKDLTFSYRKHPVFHDISFRAYAGDLIAIVGHNGIGKTTLSNILCGMQKEKEGQVIYNGTKVSKGKRKNFAYFVMQNTDCQLFGDSVEEELLLNGKGSTQEQRDDLLKLYGLFEWKERHPATLSGGQKQRLALAVSDWIDTPVLILDEPTSGLDFKNMMRISEHLKALAQKGKTILIITHDYEFAAMTCNRVLHFVDEGHVETFPLQENLSRLYSCLMCQ
- a CDS encoding ABC transporter ATP-binding protein, which codes for MIKALKKKYALSNQGAKDLLKGIVYSVLANISLMFPVILLAIVLNQLLAPVLGTSAPEISAAVYTVIGIVILAVVFIFHYCQYTAAYLGTYDESARRRIGLAEKLRTLPLTFFHQRDLADLTSTIMGDCANFEHAFSHTVPQFFGAVISTGIVCIGLLIFNWQMGLALLWVAPISFAIVILSRKWQEKLNQKHMNARLELAEGIQECLETVQDIKACNQEEDYLRKLDAKMDAAEKAQISSEMTTASLLTTGQMFLRLGLATVIVVGNGLVVSGGTSLFTYILFLIAASRLYDPLSGAMSNMAELFSVQLQVNRLKEIEEYPEETGEKNIHTNGYDITFDHVQFSYEKGKPVLKDVSFTAKQGQVTALVAPSGGGKSTVAKLAAKFYPLDGGRILLGGTDIAPLNSTMLMKNFSIVFQDVVLFNNTIMENIRVGKKDATDEEVIVAAKAAQCDEFISKLPDGYQTVIGENGSTLSGGECQRLSIARALLKDAPVILLDEATASLDVDNETEIQNAISRLVKGKTVLIIAHRMRTVEAADNIVVLSDGIVAENGTHEELMKENGLYHRLVDLQTASANWKLSV
- a CDS encoding ABC transporter ATP-binding protein, coding for MDKQKNGELSRMFGYAGKFHVLTVLGCVLSGISTILSMLPFVCIWLVIRDLIQAFAAGDISLATGSAHYAWMAVVFATASILIYFIALNCTHLAAFRTATNMRKSAIHHIVTLPLGYFSQNASGRLRKIIDDNAGLTEGFLAHQLPDLTGAAVMPVAVIILIFLFDWRLGICCLIPMGISVIFLKQMMGGDNAQFMGKYMTALETMNKEAVEYIRGIPVVKVFQQTIYSFKNFHAAIEEYEKFASGYALKCRIPLTGFTVTLNGTFVLLIPVAMFILSGVSGQAAYENVVLDFLFYSLFTPVCATMMNRIMFASEQLMAAKSAVSRVDEILQEKPLKEPEHPLIPVDASIVFSDVSFAYPGAKEKALDYISFEVPAGKTVALVGASGSGKSTAASLIPRFYDVQSGSVTIGGVDVRNIEKQELMERVAFVFQNTRLFKDTLLNNIKAARPDATREEVLKAADEAQCKDIIDRLPDGLDTLVGTGGTYLSGGENQRIALARAILKDAPIIVLDEATAFADAENEHQIQLAFERLTQNKTVLMIAHRLSTIQDADLILVFKDGQIAERGTHEELVALNGIYSSMWKDYQTSIAWKVGKEDEQHD